TGATTTCCGGCGCAATTTTACCTATTGGCATTGTGACATCGCTGGTGGGTATTCCGTTTTTTGTTTCCCTTGTTCTGACGAATTCAAAAAAACTATGGTAGTTCTGACACTTGACCAGGTTGGTGCGCGGCTGGGTAAAAAAACCGTACTGTCCGATATTTCTGCCGGACCTTTTTATAGTGGCGATGTGATTGCCGTGGTCGGCCCGAACGCGGCGGGAAAATCCACGCTGTTTAAGCGTATTTGCGGCCTGATTAAAGGACCGGGGCATGTTGACTATCAAAACAAGGGCGAAAGTCAGGAATCATCGCGTGATGGGATGTGTTACGTACCGCAAAACACAATGGTTTCCGTTGCGCTGAGTGTTTATGAGGCCGTTTTGCTGGCTAAAAAGCAGGGCGGAGATTGGCATGTTTCAAAGCAAGACATGGAAATAGTCGATCAGACCCTGAATTTGCTGGGCATTCTTGATTTGTCCAACAGGCCGGTGGGGGAGCTTAGCGGCGGGCAAATGCAGCTTGTCAGCATTGCGCAGGCGCTGGTGCGTGATCCGAGCGTTTTGCTGTTGGACGAACCAACATCGGCCCTCGATCTTAGCCGCAGCCACCAGATCCTTGCCTTGATGCGCAACCTTGCCAAACAACGCAATATGCTGGTGATGATGGCATTGCATGACTTAAACGATGTGCTGCGCTATGCCGATCATACTCTGGTCATCGCCAACGGGTCGCTGGTGGCGGGGGGGGCAACACAGGATGTGATTACAGAAACTCTGTTGCAGGATGTTTACCGGGTACGCGCCCGGCTGGAGCCGTGCAGTGCCGGGCAAACACGCGTAATTGTGGATGGCGCGTTACACGAATATGTCTAACCCATAGAATATTAGTTTACCTGCTGTCCTTATTTTTCATCCAGGCAGCATATTCGGGATGGTCTGGCTGCATATCGGTATAAAGCCAGACCATGCGATCGATAAACCACAGTTTTGCCAGCATGATGATGCTCATCCCAAACAGGGTTGCCCAAATATCAAGCCAGATCAGCCCGGCAAGCCAGAGGACACTGGCGAGCGCTGAAACGGTATTCAGGATATGCCCCATCCGAAGATGATGATGCGGGATCGGGATTTTCTGGCGGTTCAGCCACACTCGTTCCCCCAACACTCCTTGGGACATCCAGTTATGTGTATCCCTTGGGGGCGGGAACAGCCGGGGATTAACCCATAACCATAACAGGGAAACAGCAAAGGGCAGCAATGCCCAGGGGCCAATCCAGATGCGGCTCCAAACGGCAAGGCTGATCAGGGGCAGGGCGGCAACGCGGCTCCAGCCACTCCAGGGGTTGGCATGGCGCTGCCAGATTTCCGGCGACATGCCCATCAGCTTTTCGGCCCGTTCGGCAAGTTTCACCATATGGCAGGCTCCTCGTTTTGCGCACAACGCATGGTAAGGGGCCTTGCGCCTTTTCACCAGTCTGGATCGCGATAAAACAGAAAACACCCCCGGCCGCAAAACCGGGAGTGTTCCAATGTTCAAGCCAAATGGCTCTATGTCTCAGTCAGTTACCGGGTTACTGCAAATCAAACCGGTCAGCATTCATCACCTTGGTCCAGGCGGCAACGAAATCCTTGACGAATTTTTCAAGGTTGTCGTCCTGGGCATAAACCTCGGCATAGGAACGCAGGATCGAATTGGAACCAAATACCAGATCAACACGGGTTGCGGTCCATTTGGTATCGCCGGTTTTACGATCGACGATGTTATAAA
The DNA window shown above is from Thalassospira sp. TSL5-1 and carries:
- a CDS encoding ABC transporter ATP-binding protein, whose translation is MVVLTLDQVGARLGKKTVLSDISAGPFYSGDVIAVVGPNAAGKSTLFKRICGLIKGPGHVDYQNKGESQESSRDGMCYVPQNTMVSVALSVYEAVLLAKKQGGDWHVSKQDMEIVDQTLNLLGILDLSNRPVGELSGGQMQLVSIAQALVRDPSVLLLDEPTSALDLSRSHQILALMRNLAKQRNMLVMMALHDLNDVLRYADHTLVIANGSLVAGGATQDVITETLLQDVYRVRARLEPCSAGQTRVIVDGALHEYV
- a CDS encoding DUF6653 family protein; amino-acid sequence: MVKLAERAEKLMGMSPEIWQRHANPWSGWSRVAALPLISLAVWSRIWIGPWALLPFAVSLLWLWVNPRLFPPPRDTHNWMSQGVLGERVWLNRQKIPIPHHHLRMGHILNTVSALASVLWLAGLIWLDIWATLFGMSIIMLAKLWFIDRMVWLYTDMQPDHPEYAAWMKNKDSR